One Lytechinus variegatus isolate NC3 chromosome 11, Lvar_3.0, whole genome shotgun sequence DNA segment encodes these proteins:
- the LOC121423806 gene encoding histone-arginine methyltransferase CARMER-like isoform X3 encodes MAIVFENVRLSSLSDQGDIAQQTQNVLKLQVSTQDAKPIFSLYNGNQQVLTFDLGTENSSTICRATKLAYMVNIKGNGILLHFTSEFEVTRFEKILDGAKYNQKQADKKSLFSQRTDEASAVQYFQFYGYLSQQQNMMQDYIRTSTYQKAMLTNHEDFKDKVVLDVGAGSGILSFFAIQAGARKVYAIEASSIAEQAKQLVKANNLANRITVVPGKVEEVTIPEQVDLIVSEPMGYMLFNERMLESFLHAKKWLKPGGKMFPTQGDVHIAPFTDDALYMEQFTKANFWYQQSFHGVDLTCLRETALQEFLRQPIVDTFDIKICLARTYKYTVDFLTTSESDLHRIEIPLQFKTHQSGAVHGLAFWFDVAFHGSLQSVWLSTAPTEPLTHWYQVRCLLRSPIYVTKGQRLTGKVILIANARQSYDIDLELESPGSEVKSTNRLDLKNPLFHYTGQQVLQGGTHTSSPSESYWSQLGNGTAMDATGSTLGNGYSNGQGLSTANTDPIAHSTVLPGGLTQRQYTVAIPSSVGQAMSTLCFTNNQSSGQYQQQQQQQVQQSQTQQLQQGRMAHGSSSGRGHMMMDQMGGMYGGAQQQRHNKYGTQMN; translated from the exons GTAACCAACAAGTCTTAACCTTTGACCTCGGCACGGAAAATAGTTCAACAATATGCCGGGCAACCAAACTAGCATACATGGTGAATATCAAAGGAAATGGAATCCTCCTACACTTCACATCAGAGTTTG AGGTGACTAGATTTGAGAAGATTCTTGATGGTGCTAAGTATAATCAAAAGCAAGCAGATAAGAAATCATTGTTTTCACAACGAACAGATGAAGCCTCGGCAGTGCAGTATTTTCAG TTCTATGGATATTTATCCCAACAACAAAACATGATGCAGGATTACATTAGGACGTCGACATACCAGAAAGCAATGTTAACCAACCATGAAGACTTCAAAGACAAG GTTGTACTGGATGTCGGCGCTGGATCAGGAATCTTATCATTCTTTGCCATTCAAGCCGGAGCACGTAAAGTCTATGCCATTGAAGCCAGCTCAATAGCAGAACAAGCAAAG caactcGTCAAAGCCAACAACCTTGCAAACCGCATCACGGTGGTCCCGGGGAAGGTGGAGGAGGTGACGATACCGGAGCAGGTGGATCTGATCGTCTCGGAACCCATGGGATACATGCTCTTCAATGAGAGGATGTTAGAAAGCTTCCTTCATGCCAAGAAGTGGCTGAAACCTGGTG GTAAGATGTTCCCTACCCAAGGAGATGTCCACATTGCTCCATTCACAGACGATGCTCTCTACATGGAACAATTCACAAAAGCAAACTTCTG GTATCAACAGTCTTTTCATGGTGTCGACCTTACTTGCCTCAGAGAAACCGCTCTTCAGGAGTTCCTCAGACAACCTATAGTG gaTACATTTGACATCAAGATCTGCCTAGCGAGGACTTACAAGTATACCGTCGACTTCTTGACGACGAGTGAAAGTGACCTTCATAGAATTGAGATACCCCTTCAATTCAAGACGCATCAATCAGGAGCCGTCCATGGCCTTGCTTTCTGGTTTGATGTAGCCTTCCATGGGTCATT ACAATCTGTATGGCTATCCACAGCACCAACTGAGCCTCTCACTCACTGGTATCAG GTTCGCTGCTTACTACGGTCACCTATCTATGTCACAAAAGGTCAAAGATTAACAGGGAAGGTTATACTCATCGCCAATGCAAG GCAAAGCTATGACATCGATCTCGAGCTAGAATCCCCTGGGTCGGAGGTCAAGTCGACCAACAGACTGGACCTGAAGAATCCCCTCTTCCACTACACCGGCCAGCAGGTCCTGCAAGGAGGCACCCACACCAGCTCACCATCGGAGAGCTACTGGAGCCAGCTGGGCAACGGAACGGCAATGGATGCCACCGGCTCGACGCTGGGCAACGGGTACAGCAACGGCCAGGGGCTGAGTACAG CTAACACCGACCCCATCGCCCACAGTACCGTCTTACCGGGAGGACTCACCCAGAGGCAGTATACCGTGGCCATCCCTTCGTCCGTCGGCCAGGCGATGTCTACTCTATGCTTCACAAACAACCAATCCAGCGGGCAAtaccagcagcagcagcaacaacaggTGCAGCAATCGCAGACGCAACAGCTTCAGCAAGGTCGGATGGCGCACGGATCGTCGAGTGGTCGGGGTCACATGATGATGGATCAGATGGGAGGCATGTATGGAGGCGCCCAACAACAGAGGCATAATAAATATGGTACGCAAATGAACTGA
- the LOC121423806 gene encoding histone-arginine methyltransferase CARMER-like isoform X2 — translation MAIVFENVRLSSLSDQGDIAQQTQNVLKLQVSTQDAKPIFSLYNGNQQVLTFDLGTENSSTICRATKLAYMVNIKGNGILLHFTSEFEVTRFEKILDGAKYNQKQADKKSLFSQRTDEASAVQYFQFYGYLSQQQNMMQDYIRTSTYQKAMLTNHEDFKDKVVLDVGAGSGILSFFAIQAGARKVYAIEASSIAEQAKQLVKANNLANRITVVPGKVEEVTIPEQVDLIVSEPMGYMLFNERMLESFLHAKKWLKPGGKMFPTQGDVHIAPFTDDALYMEQFTKANFWYQQSFHGVDLTCLRETALQEFLRQPIVDTFDIKICLARTYKYTVDFLTTSESDLHRIEIPLQFKTHQSGAVHGLAFWFDVAFHGSLQSVWLSTAPTEPLTHWYQVRCLLRSPIYVTKGQRLTGKVILIANARQSYDIDLELESPGSEVKSTNRLDLKNPLFHYTGQQVLQGGTHTSSPSESYWSQLGNGTAMDATGSTLGNGYSNGQGLSTGVVQSIPIANTDPIAHSTVLPGGLTQRQYTVAIPSSVGQAMSTLCFTNNQSSGQYQQQQQQQVQQSQTQQLQQGRMAHGSSSGRGHMMMDQMGGMYGGAQQQRHNKYGTQMN, via the exons GTAACCAACAAGTCTTAACCTTTGACCTCGGCACGGAAAATAGTTCAACAATATGCCGGGCAACCAAACTAGCATACATGGTGAATATCAAAGGAAATGGAATCCTCCTACACTTCACATCAGAGTTTG AGGTGACTAGATTTGAGAAGATTCTTGATGGTGCTAAGTATAATCAAAAGCAAGCAGATAAGAAATCATTGTTTTCACAACGAACAGATGAAGCCTCGGCAGTGCAGTATTTTCAG TTCTATGGATATTTATCCCAACAACAAAACATGATGCAGGATTACATTAGGACGTCGACATACCAGAAAGCAATGTTAACCAACCATGAAGACTTCAAAGACAAG GTTGTACTGGATGTCGGCGCTGGATCAGGAATCTTATCATTCTTTGCCATTCAAGCCGGAGCACGTAAAGTCTATGCCATTGAAGCCAGCTCAATAGCAGAACAAGCAAAG caactcGTCAAAGCCAACAACCTTGCAAACCGCATCACGGTGGTCCCGGGGAAGGTGGAGGAGGTGACGATACCGGAGCAGGTGGATCTGATCGTCTCGGAACCCATGGGATACATGCTCTTCAATGAGAGGATGTTAGAAAGCTTCCTTCATGCCAAGAAGTGGCTGAAACCTGGTG GTAAGATGTTCCCTACCCAAGGAGATGTCCACATTGCTCCATTCACAGACGATGCTCTCTACATGGAACAATTCACAAAAGCAAACTTCTG GTATCAACAGTCTTTTCATGGTGTCGACCTTACTTGCCTCAGAGAAACCGCTCTTCAGGAGTTCCTCAGACAACCTATAGTG gaTACATTTGACATCAAGATCTGCCTAGCGAGGACTTACAAGTATACCGTCGACTTCTTGACGACGAGTGAAAGTGACCTTCATAGAATTGAGATACCCCTTCAATTCAAGACGCATCAATCAGGAGCCGTCCATGGCCTTGCTTTCTGGTTTGATGTAGCCTTCCATGGGTCATT ACAATCTGTATGGCTATCCACAGCACCAACTGAGCCTCTCACTCACTGGTATCAG GTTCGCTGCTTACTACGGTCACCTATCTATGTCACAAAAGGTCAAAGATTAACAGGGAAGGTTATACTCATCGCCAATGCAAG GCAAAGCTATGACATCGATCTCGAGCTAGAATCCCCTGGGTCGGAGGTCAAGTCGACCAACAGACTGGACCTGAAGAATCCCCTCTTCCACTACACCGGCCAGCAGGTCCTGCAAGGAGGCACCCACACCAGCTCACCATCGGAGAGCTACTGGAGCCAGCTGGGCAACGGAACGGCAATGGATGCCACCGGCTCGACGCTGGGCAACGGGTACAGCAACGGCCAGGGGCTGAGTACAGGTGTGGTTCAGTCGATACCTATTG CTAACACCGACCCCATCGCCCACAGTACCGTCTTACCGGGAGGACTCACCCAGAGGCAGTATACCGTGGCCATCCCTTCGTCCGTCGGCCAGGCGATGTCTACTCTATGCTTCACAAACAACCAATCCAGCGGGCAAtaccagcagcagcagcaacaacaggTGCAGCAATCGCAGACGCAACAGCTTCAGCAAGGTCGGATGGCGCACGGATCGTCGAGTGGTCGGGGTCACATGATGATGGATCAGATGGGAGGCATGTATGGAGGCGCCCAACAACAGAGGCATAATAAATATGGTACGCAAATGAACTGA
- the LOC121423806 gene encoding histone-arginine methyltransferase CARMER-like isoform X1, translated as MAIVFENVRLSSLSDQGDIAQQTQNVLKLQVSTQDAKPIFSLYNGNQQVLTFDLGTENSSTICRATKLAYMVNIKGNGILLHFTSEFEVTRFEKILDGAKYNQKQADKKSLFSQRTDEASAVQYFQFYGYLSQQQNMMQDYIRTSTYQKAMLTNHEDFKDKVVLDVGAGSGILSFFAIQAGARKVYAIEASSIAEQAKQLVKANNLANRITVVPGKVEEVTIPEQVDLIVSEPMGYMLFNERMLESFLHAKKWLKPGGKMFPTQGDVHIAPFTDDALYMEQFTKANFWYQQSFHGVDLTCLRETALQEFLRQPIVDTFDIKICLARTYKYTVDFLTTSESDLHRIEIPLQFKTHQSGAVHGLAFWFDVAFHGSLQSVWLSTAPTEPLTHWYQVRCLLRSPIYVTKGQRLTGKVILIANARQSYDIDLELESPGSEVKSTNRLDLKNPLFHYTGQQVLQGGTHTSSPSESYWSQLGNGTAMDATGSTLGNGYSNGQGLSTGVVQSIPIGKQANTDPIAHSTVLPGGLTQRQYTVAIPSSVGQAMSTLCFTNNQSSGQYQQQQQQQVQQSQTQQLQQGRMAHGSSSGRGHMMMDQMGGMYGGAQQQRHNKYGTQMN; from the exons GTAACCAACAAGTCTTAACCTTTGACCTCGGCACGGAAAATAGTTCAACAATATGCCGGGCAACCAAACTAGCATACATGGTGAATATCAAAGGAAATGGAATCCTCCTACACTTCACATCAGAGTTTG AGGTGACTAGATTTGAGAAGATTCTTGATGGTGCTAAGTATAATCAAAAGCAAGCAGATAAGAAATCATTGTTTTCACAACGAACAGATGAAGCCTCGGCAGTGCAGTATTTTCAG TTCTATGGATATTTATCCCAACAACAAAACATGATGCAGGATTACATTAGGACGTCGACATACCAGAAAGCAATGTTAACCAACCATGAAGACTTCAAAGACAAG GTTGTACTGGATGTCGGCGCTGGATCAGGAATCTTATCATTCTTTGCCATTCAAGCCGGAGCACGTAAAGTCTATGCCATTGAAGCCAGCTCAATAGCAGAACAAGCAAAG caactcGTCAAAGCCAACAACCTTGCAAACCGCATCACGGTGGTCCCGGGGAAGGTGGAGGAGGTGACGATACCGGAGCAGGTGGATCTGATCGTCTCGGAACCCATGGGATACATGCTCTTCAATGAGAGGATGTTAGAAAGCTTCCTTCATGCCAAGAAGTGGCTGAAACCTGGTG GTAAGATGTTCCCTACCCAAGGAGATGTCCACATTGCTCCATTCACAGACGATGCTCTCTACATGGAACAATTCACAAAAGCAAACTTCTG GTATCAACAGTCTTTTCATGGTGTCGACCTTACTTGCCTCAGAGAAACCGCTCTTCAGGAGTTCCTCAGACAACCTATAGTG gaTACATTTGACATCAAGATCTGCCTAGCGAGGACTTACAAGTATACCGTCGACTTCTTGACGACGAGTGAAAGTGACCTTCATAGAATTGAGATACCCCTTCAATTCAAGACGCATCAATCAGGAGCCGTCCATGGCCTTGCTTTCTGGTTTGATGTAGCCTTCCATGGGTCATT ACAATCTGTATGGCTATCCACAGCACCAACTGAGCCTCTCACTCACTGGTATCAG GTTCGCTGCTTACTACGGTCACCTATCTATGTCACAAAAGGTCAAAGATTAACAGGGAAGGTTATACTCATCGCCAATGCAAG GCAAAGCTATGACATCGATCTCGAGCTAGAATCCCCTGGGTCGGAGGTCAAGTCGACCAACAGACTGGACCTGAAGAATCCCCTCTTCCACTACACCGGCCAGCAGGTCCTGCAAGGAGGCACCCACACCAGCTCACCATCGGAGAGCTACTGGAGCCAGCTGGGCAACGGAACGGCAATGGATGCCACCGGCTCGACGCTGGGCAACGGGTACAGCAACGGCCAGGGGCTGAGTACAGGTGTGGTTCAGTCGATACCTATTGGTAAGCAGG CTAACACCGACCCCATCGCCCACAGTACCGTCTTACCGGGAGGACTCACCCAGAGGCAGTATACCGTGGCCATCCCTTCGTCCGTCGGCCAGGCGATGTCTACTCTATGCTTCACAAACAACCAATCCAGCGGGCAAtaccagcagcagcagcaacaacaggTGCAGCAATCGCAGACGCAACAGCTTCAGCAAGGTCGGATGGCGCACGGATCGTCGAGTGGTCGGGGTCACATGATGATGGATCAGATGGGAGGCATGTATGGAGGCGCCCAACAACAGAGGCATAATAAATATGGTACGCAAATGAACTGA